In Aureibaculum algae, the following are encoded in one genomic region:
- a CDS encoding SusC/RagA family TonB-linked outer membrane protein — protein MKNNVHSYQWVRFSLPILIFLGIIYTVHAQDFYRVSGTITDDHGALNGVTIHVKGSSRGTTSDLNGNYSIQVKGTEVLTYSFIGYGTVEELVNNRTRIDVLLYSESTELEEVSINAGYYKTNDKVKTGSIVRLSSKDIETQPVNSPLEAMQGRLSGVHITQYTGTAGGGFQVRIRGQNSIAAGNEPLYIIDGVPYDSGSLSYNGSSGSIMPGALISPLNALPTSSIASIEVLKDADATAIYGSRGANGVVLITTKNNRVGRTTFSLNVSAGLANISRKIKLMNTEQFLEMRKEAFDNDGISDYPFNAYDINGTWSNARDADWQNLLIGGTAHIENYQGTVSGGSDRTHFNISGTYGKESTVFPKDFSYRRGTILASINHSSLDDKFRLNFTVNYATENNNQPGLDLSKSARTLSPNAPELYDESGNLNWENSSWTNPLAQLNGAYSNEIISLMSNAVLSYEFLPDFKISSRLGYNDIRIEEGKTNPHTIYNPAYGLTSANSNIFTNKGNRHSWSIEPQLDYQFTIGNGVFKTLLGCTFQEQNSEQLSLLAAGFTNNNLLQNLSAASNVYILGENKNQYRYQAFYGRVNYNWENKYIINLTGRRDGSSRFGPGKKYANFGAIGAAWFLSEESAIQNAIPTLSMAKLRVSYGITGNDQIGDYQYFDTYSVSNNIYSGIVGLEPTRLFNPLFAWEKNKKLDLAFDFGLWKNKLLLSTTYFRNTSSNQLVGVPLPGTTGFQNIQANLNANILNSGWEFELHSRNIQQGDFSWKSDFNLTVPKNKLISYHGLENSAYANKYVIGQPLTIIKLYHLTGVNPDSGLFEFEDYNGDGAISSVEDRKKTKDLAPKYYGGLTNTLTYKDFKLVLFFQFTKQNGYNYYFNSAPAGFLINQPTESLDRWRQVGDVSSMQRYTTGSDYEALLAYSKFTLSDAAVTDASYLKLKNVSFSYQLSQKWLKNTKCLFTLQGQNLLTFTSFKGGDPEQVIGYLPQLRRLTMGVQFNF, from the coding sequence ATGAAAAATAACGTACATTCTTACCAGTGGGTAAGATTTTCTTTGCCTATACTTATCTTTTTAGGAATTATCTATACTGTTCATGCACAGGATTTTTACCGCGTATCTGGAACCATAACAGATGATCATGGAGCTCTTAATGGAGTTACAATACATGTAAAAGGTAGCTCAAGAGGAACCACATCAGATCTAAATGGGAATTACAGCATCCAAGTAAAAGGAACAGAAGTACTTACATATTCTTTTATTGGGTATGGTACAGTTGAAGAGCTAGTAAATAACAGAACAAGAATTGATGTGTTACTTTATTCTGAAAGCACCGAACTTGAAGAGGTGTCCATTAATGCTGGCTATTACAAAACTAATGATAAAGTCAAAACGGGTAGTATCGTTCGATTAAGCTCAAAGGATATTGAAACACAACCTGTCAATAGCCCTTTAGAAGCAATGCAAGGTAGACTGTCTGGTGTTCATATTACTCAATATACAGGAACAGCAGGTGGAGGGTTTCAAGTAAGAATAAGAGGACAGAATAGTATAGCTGCAGGTAATGAACCGCTCTATATAATTGATGGTGTACCCTATGATTCTGGATCCCTGAGTTATAATGGTAGCTCAGGATCTATTATGCCTGGAGCACTTATTAGTCCTTTAAATGCCTTGCCAACTTCATCAATCGCTTCTATTGAAGTTTTGAAAGATGCAGATGCTACAGCAATTTATGGTTCAAGAGGTGCCAATGGTGTTGTATTAATTACTACAAAAAATAATAGAGTAGGAAGGACTACCTTTTCTCTTAACGTTAGTGCAGGATTAGCCAATATTTCTAGAAAGATAAAACTTATGAATACTGAGCAATTCCTCGAAATGCGAAAGGAAGCATTTGATAATGATGGCATTAGTGACTATCCGTTTAATGCCTATGATATCAATGGAACTTGGAGTAACGCTCGAGATGCGGACTGGCAAAATTTGTTAATAGGAGGTACTGCACATATTGAAAATTATCAAGGTACTGTGTCTGGAGGAAGTGATCGAACACATTTTAATATTAGTGGAACTTATGGTAAAGAGTCTACAGTATTCCCTAAAGATTTTAGTTACCGAAGAGGAACAATATTAGCATCAATAAATCATTCTTCATTGGATGATAAGTTTAGACTAAACTTTACGGTTAATTATGCTACTGAAAATAACAATCAACCAGGTTTGGATTTGTCTAAATCGGCACGTACACTCTCTCCAAATGCCCCAGAACTATATGATGAATCAGGGAATTTAAATTGGGAAAATAGCTCATGGACAAATCCATTAGCACAACTTAATGGAGCGTATTCAAACGAAATTATTAGTCTAATGAGTAACGCTGTTTTATCTTATGAGTTTTTACCTGACTTTAAAATAAGTTCGCGATTAGGATATAATGATATTCGAATTGAGGAGGGGAAGACGAATCCTCATACTATTTACAATCCCGCATATGGATTGACAAGTGCCAATTCTAATATTTTTACGAATAAAGGTAATAGACACTCCTGGAGTATTGAACCCCAATTAGATTATCAATTTACTATTGGTAATGGCGTGTTTAAGACTCTTTTAGGATGTACTTTTCAAGAACAAAACAGCGAGCAGTTGTCGTTGTTAGCAGCTGGTTTTACAAATAATAACCTACTACAGAACCTCAGTGCCGCCTCCAATGTTTATATTCTTGGAGAAAATAAAAACCAATACCGTTACCAAGCATTTTATGGAAGGGTTAATTACAATTGGGAAAATAAATATATCATCAATCTAACAGGTAGAAGAGATGGTTCTAGTCGATTTGGCCCAGGGAAAAAGTATGCAAATTTTGGGGCCATAGGAGCAGCATGGTTTTTATCAGAAGAAAGTGCTATTCAAAATGCAATACCCACGTTGTCTATGGCAAAACTAAGAGTAAGCTATGGTATAACAGGGAATGACCAGATCGGAGATTATCAATATTTTGACACATATAGTGTTTCAAATAATATATACAGTGGAATTGTTGGGTTGGAGCCAACAAGACTATTCAACCCTTTATTTGCTTGGGAGAAAAATAAGAAACTTGACCTTGCCTTTGATTTTGGGTTATGGAAAAATAAATTACTTTTATCAACCACCTATTTTAGAAATACATCTTCGAATCAATTGGTTGGTGTACCATTACCAGGAACGACAGGATTTCAGAATATCCAAGCCAATCTAAATGCCAACATACTTAATTCTGGCTGGGAGTTTGAGTTGCATTCTAGAAATATACAACAGGGTGACTTTTCTTGGAAGTCGGATTTTAATCTTACCGTTCCTAAAAATAAGCTCATCTCTTACCATGGTCTAGAAAATTCTGCTTATGCTAATAAATATGTAATCGGTCAACCGTTGACCATAATTAAATTATATCACTTAACTGGTGTCAATCCAGATTCTGGCCTTTTTGAATTTGAAGATTATAATGGGGATGGTGCTATTAGTTCTGTAGAAGACAGAAAGAAGACCAAAGATCTTGCCCCTAAATATTACGGTGGTCTAACCAATACACTAACCTATAAGGATTTTAAATTGGTGTTGTTTTTTCAGTTTACTAAACAAAATGGGTATAATTATTATTTCAATAGTGCTCCTGCCGGATTCCTGATAAATCAGCCTACAGAGAGTTTAGATAGATGGCGACAGGTGGGAGATGTTAGTTCTATGCAGCGATATACTACTGGAAGTGATTATGAAGCTCTTTTGGCCTACTCTAAGTTTACACTTAGTGATGCTGCTGTAACTGATGCGTCTTATCTGAAGCTTAAGAATGTATCATTTTCGTATCAACTATCTCAAAAATGGCTTAAAAACACAAAGTGTCTTTTTACTTTACAAGGTCAGAATTTACTGACTTTTACTTCTTTTAAAGGTGGAGATCCAGAGCAAGTTATTGGGTATTTACCGCAGCTGAGAAGATTAACTATGGGAGTTCAATTTAATTTTTAA
- a CDS encoding RagB/SusD family nutrient uptake outer membrane protein — MKNKTSNNKSIIIMNLMNRNWGQLIVFILLVLFMISCDHFLEVDYPENQISGEVVFQDDATVLAALTAIYAHLRDNVLLTGNSNGLNVIMGLYSDELEYYGTPGQPLDAFYNHVLLQSNTSVEQLWNQSYYTIYMANSLLEGITENSHLSSETIQEIKGEALFIRALTHFYLVNLFGDVPYVIQTDYTLNSRVKRLTENEVYKAVVADLKAAQSFLSTSGASKGRIRPDKCTATALLSKVYLYMEDWQNAESESTSIIENTSLFSWETDLSKVFLKESTTSIWQLKPKLDGYNTLEASIFNFVSVPPPLMALNEHILNAFEEGDMRKTSWISSVANNADVWYHANKYKNTSTTSTTEYSVIFRLAELYLIRAEARAHLENLNGALNDVNKIRQRASIEDLINISKEELINAILQERRVELFTESGNRWFDLKRTGKAESILSLIKPNWESKDLLLPIPENELLVNPNLSPQNAGY, encoded by the coding sequence ATGAAAAATAAAACAAGCAACAATAAAAGTATAATTATTATGAATCTCATGAATCGTAATTGGGGACAGCTAATCGTTTTCATATTGTTAGTTCTTTTTATGATTTCGTGCGATCATTTTTTAGAAGTCGATTATCCAGAAAATCAGATCAGTGGAGAAGTGGTCTTTCAAGATGATGCCACAGTATTAGCGGCTTTAACAGCTATTTATGCTCATTTACGAGATAATGTGTTACTCACCGGGAATTCGAACGGTCTTAACGTTATAATGGGACTGTATTCGGACGAATTAGAATATTATGGTACACCTGGCCAGCCATTGGATGCATTTTATAATCATGTATTACTTCAAAGCAATACTTCTGTGGAACAATTATGGAATCAGAGTTACTATACTATTTATATGGCAAATAGTCTTTTAGAAGGTATAACAGAAAATAGTCATTTATCCTCTGAAACTATTCAGGAAATTAAAGGCGAAGCTCTTTTTATTAGGGCATTGACACATTTCTATTTGGTTAATCTCTTTGGAGATGTTCCTTACGTTATTCAAACGGATTACACTTTAAATAGTAGGGTAAAAAGATTGACGGAAAACGAAGTTTATAAAGCTGTCGTAGCCGACCTCAAAGCAGCTCAATCTTTTTTAAGTACAAGTGGAGCTTCAAAAGGGCGAATTCGACCTGATAAATGTACTGCAACAGCTTTGTTATCCAAAGTCTATTTGTATATGGAAGATTGGCAGAATGCGGAATCAGAGAGTACTTCAATTATTGAAAATACAAGTTTATTTTCTTGGGAAACAGATTTGTCCAAGGTATTTCTAAAAGAAAGTACTACCTCCATTTGGCAACTTAAACCAAAACTTGATGGATACAATACGTTGGAAGCATCGATTTTTAATTTTGTAAGTGTACCGCCACCATTAATGGCCTTGAATGAACATATATTAAATGCATTCGAAGAAGGTGATATGAGAAAGACATCCTGGATATCTTCAGTAGCTAACAACGCAGATGTTTGGTACCATGCTAATAAATATAAAAATACATCGACGACTTCTACTACAGAGTATTCCGTAATATTTCGTTTAGCAGAACTATATCTCATTAGGGCAGAAGCAAGGGCACATCTTGAAAACCTTAATGGAGCATTGAATGATGTGAATAAAATTAGACAAAGAGCTAGTATAGAAGATCTAATTAATATATCTAAAGAGGAGCTCATTAATGCTATACTACAAGAAAGAAGGGTTGAGCTATTTACGGAATCAGGAAACAGATGGTTTGACTTAAAAAGAACTGGGAAAGCAGAATCAATACTTTCATTAATAAAACCAAACTGGGAATCAAAAGATTTATTACTGCCTATACCCGAGAATGAATTGTTGGTGAATCCAAATTTATCACCACAAAACGCTGGATATTAA
- a CDS encoding site-specific integrase has protein sequence MTSNAKITLRRKPNKQGKYPLAVRITKNRKSNYIYIGHYISLKYWDEKNRIVRKSHPNSIRLNNLLLSKLLEINKKLLELQVDSNDLSASQIKKKINSTIENTTFFGVAEAYLEELEKDNKLSRLSSDKSRVKHVLNYYQSKQLGFQEIDEKFLKGFSSYLRNKSLSERSIVNNLVVIRTLFNRAINMQIVNRKLYPFGADKIRIKFPETEKIGLTKEEIKKLESVIDLSKNEMHAKNVWLFSFYFAGIRVADVIKVRWSDIYDGRFHYRMNKNSKLLSLKISEKVKPILDYYIQDKNNEDDFIFPEMKKANLEDAKDIYAKTKTATKKYNKHLVNVANKACIDKKVTMHIARHSFGNISEDKIPIQMLQKLYRHSSISTTIAYQSNFIHKDTDEALDSVINF, from the coding sequence ATGACCTCAAACGCCAAAATAACATTAAGGAGAAAACCAAACAAACAGGGTAAATATCCTCTTGCTGTTAGAATTACTAAGAATAGAAAATCTAATTACATTTATATTGGTCACTATATTAGTTTAAAGTACTGGGATGAAAAAAATAGAATTGTAAGAAAATCACATCCTAATTCAATCAGATTAAACAATCTTTTACTTTCTAAACTTTTAGAAATTAATAAAAAATTACTTGAACTACAAGTTGATAGCAATGATCTTTCTGCTAGTCAAATTAAAAAGAAAATTAATTCCACGATAGAGAATACTACTTTTTTTGGAGTTGCGGAAGCATATTTAGAAGAATTAGAAAAGGATAATAAATTGTCAAGGCTGTCCTCTGATAAATCTAGAGTTAAGCATGTCTTAAATTATTATCAATCTAAACAGCTTGGTTTTCAGGAAATTGATGAAAAGTTTTTAAAGGGATTTTCATCTTATTTAAGAAATAAATCTTTGTCAGAAAGGTCTATAGTAAATAATCTGGTGGTTATAAGAACCCTCTTTAACAGAGCCATAAATATGCAGATAGTAAATAGAAAACTTTATCCATTTGGAGCAGATAAGATTCGTATAAAATTTCCTGAAACAGAGAAAATTGGATTGACTAAAGAAGAAATTAAGAAGTTGGAATCTGTAATTGATTTGTCAAAAAATGAAATGCATGCCAAAAACGTATGGCTTTTTAGTTTTTATTTTGCTGGAATTCGGGTTGCAGACGTCATAAAAGTTAGATGGAGTGATATTTATGATGGAAGATTTCATTATAGAATGAATAAAAATTCGAAATTACTGTCACTTAAAATAAGTGAGAAAGTAAAACCTATTTTGGATTATTATATTCAAGATAAAAATAATGAGGATGATTTTATTTTTCCGGAAATGAAAAAGGCAAATCTCGAAGATGCAAAAGATATTTATGCAAAGACAAAAACAGCAACTAAAAAATATAATAAACATCTGGTAAATGTGGCCAATAAGGCGTGTATTGACAAAAAAGTTACAATGCATATTGCCAGACATAGTTTCGGAAACATATCAGAAGATAAAATTCCTATACAAATGTTACAGAAACTATATCGTCACTCTTCCATTAGTACTACTATTGCATATCAATCGAATTTTATTCATAAGGATACAGACGAAGCATTAGATAGCGTTATAAATTTTTAA
- a CDS encoding SusC/RagA family TonB-linked outer membrane protein → MKKLIENPPFNFYKATFVKKSIFFFFLLLFSITTGFSQNQSVSGKITDGVTGEPLIGVSIILKGSIRGVSSDLDGKYNFDNISTNDILVFSYVGYGEKEVKIGNEKIVNITLNALTDQLDEVIIVGYGVKKKINVTGSVISVKSEDIDKSSLQDPISVLQGRAAGVQVISNSGAPGGGMSIKIRGNSSLNSGNSPLYVVDGVPIESNMLSSLNGTENFGLNPLADINPGDIESIEILKDAASTAIYGSRAANGVILITTKRGSSGKAQIDVNINTGVSEISRTLSVLNATQYRQVILDAYNNMENPTTPNGIILDSLNPKNNGDVDWQKELLRTAPQYKVNLAVRGGSDDIKYAWSTSFLNQDGVILNSNYKRVTSRLNVDYKVSEKLTFGQSISYTHGLNNRINAGGTNNLSVIRELLVRPPIFAMYLPDGSYNGYQFGRRNPVGLAELATHTNQSNRIIGSQYFEYEIVDGLKLRSNLNLDNISMKEDEFIPSTLDYRAGYNSGSVRAINNLTWGNETYLSFNKTVKEDHNISALAGMSFQKWKYERVGLDGMFFASDNITTLNGAGTISNQDVNIVTEHSMLSYFGRLSYDYKGKYLFEANLRTDGSSRFGKDKRFGYFPSASFGWRFSDEPLFENLDIVNDAKLRFSIGQTGNEAIGNYTSQGEFIVGSNYLDNSGASPSVMPNSGLSWETTTQYNAGLDIALLQNRITLNADVYLKITDDLLYNVPIPRTTGFAYVTQNIGSIENKGIELSITSRNLVGDFKWDTNFNISSNKNQITDLPDDLLTNGFIQNGNFHILKEGLPIGTFYGYKFNGVYSRDEDNVNGVTNGALGQIYKGGDPIWDDVNGDDIINEDDQQIIGDATPDFFGGITNNFSYKGLSLGVFFQFSYGNDIYSEINHQRNSVVRYNNLSTDALDRWRNQGDVTDFPKPVLDDPLRSDSRVQSRWVEDGSYIKLKNVNLSYNIPNNVVTKLGLRKLEVYASALNLITWTRYTGFDPDVNSYSGLREGIDEGSYPQSRTIMLGLNIGF, encoded by the coding sequence ATGAAAAAACTAATTGAAAATCCCCCTTTTAATTTTTACAAAGCGACATTTGTAAAAAAGTCAATTTTTTTCTTCTTTTTACTCCTTTTTTCCATCACAACAGGTTTTTCTCAAAACCAATCTGTTTCAGGAAAAATAACAGATGGAGTTACTGGAGAACCATTAATTGGAGTTAGCATTATTCTCAAAGGCTCTATCAGAGGTGTATCTTCTGACTTAGACGGAAAGTATAATTTTGACAACATTTCCACAAATGACATTTTAGTATTTTCCTATGTTGGCTATGGAGAGAAAGAAGTAAAAATTGGTAATGAAAAAATTGTAAACATTACTTTAAATGCTCTAACAGACCAACTAGACGAAGTGATTATTGTTGGTTATGGTGTTAAAAAGAAAATAAACGTTACAGGATCAGTGATTTCTGTAAAAAGCGAAGACATTGACAAGTCAAGCTTACAGGATCCAATATCTGTTCTACAAGGAAGAGCTGCAGGGGTTCAAGTAATCTCAAATTCAGGAGCTCCAGGTGGTGGAATGTCAATTAAAATAAGAGGTAATTCCTCATTAAATTCTGGTAACTCCCCATTATATGTAGTTGATGGTGTTCCCATTGAATCGAACATGCTTTCTTCATTAAATGGTACAGAAAACTTCGGACTTAACCCTTTAGCAGACATAAACCCTGGTGATATTGAGTCTATTGAAATATTAAAAGACGCAGCGTCTACCGCTATATACGGCTCACGTGCTGCAAATGGAGTAATATTAATTACTACCAAAAGAGGTTCTTCAGGTAAAGCACAAATAGATGTTAATATCAACACTGGAGTTAGTGAAATATCTAGAACTCTAAGTGTATTGAATGCAACACAATATAGACAGGTGATTCTTGATGCATACAATAATATGGAAAACCCTACTACACCCAACGGGATTATTCTGGATTCTTTAAATCCGAAAAACAATGGTGATGTTGATTGGCAGAAAGAATTATTAAGAACAGCACCTCAGTACAAAGTTAATCTTGCAGTGCGAGGTGGATCTGATGATATTAAATATGCTTGGAGTACTTCTTTTCTAAATCAAGATGGTGTTATTTTAAATTCGAATTACAAAAGAGTAACTTCTAGATTAAATGTTGATTATAAAGTTTCTGAAAAATTAACTTTTGGACAAAGCATTTCTTATACACATGGTTTAAACAATAGAATAAATGCGGGCGGTACTAATAACCTAAGTGTAATTCGCGAATTATTAGTAAGACCACCAATTTTTGCTATGTATTTACCTGACGGTTCTTATAACGGTTATCAATTTGGTAGGAGAAACCCTGTAGGATTGGCAGAATTAGCTACACATACGAACCAGAGTAATAGAATTATTGGAAGTCAATATTTTGAATACGAAATAGTAGATGGTTTAAAATTGAGGAGTAACCTTAATTTAGATAACATCTCAATGAAAGAAGATGAGTTTATCCCTTCTACACTAGATTATAGAGCTGGCTACAATAGTGGTTCTGTTCGTGCTATCAATAATTTAACTTGGGGTAATGAAACATATTTGAGTTTCAATAAAACGGTAAAGGAAGACCATAATATATCTGCACTTGCAGGTATGAGTTTTCAGAAATGGAAATACGAAAGAGTTGGTTTAGACGGTATGTTCTTTGCCAGTGATAACATCACCACGTTGAATGGTGCGGGTACAATTTCTAATCAAGATGTAAATATTGTAACTGAACACTCCATGTTATCTTATTTTGGAAGACTTTCTTATGACTACAAAGGCAAATACTTATTTGAAGCTAATTTAAGAACTGATGGATCTTCGCGATTTGGTAAGGATAAACGTTTCGGCTATTTTCCTTCTGCTTCTTTTGGATGGCGTTTCTCAGATGAGCCATTGTTCGAAAATTTAGATATTGTAAATGATGCTAAATTAAGATTCAGTATTGGTCAGACAGGTAATGAGGCTATTGGTAATTACACTTCTCAAGGTGAATTTATAGTAGGTTCAAATTATTTAGATAATTCAGGTGCTTCACCATCAGTAATGCCTAATTCAGGATTATCATGGGAAACAACAACACAATACAATGCAGGTTTAGACATTGCCCTTTTGCAAAATAGAATCACGCTTAACGCTGATGTTTACTTGAAAATTACTGATGATTTACTTTATAATGTGCCTATCCCAAGAACAACTGGTTTTGCATATGTAACTCAAAACATTGGTAGTATTGAGAATAAAGGAATTGAATTGTCTATAACTTCTAGAAACCTTGTTGGTGATTTTAAATGGGACACTAACTTCAACATCAGTTCTAATAAAAATCAAATAACAGATTTACCAGATGACCTATTAACTAATGGTTTTATACAAAATGGTAATTTTCACATCTTAAAAGAAGGTTTACCAATTGGCACATTTTATGGTTATAAGTTTAACGGTGTTTATTCTAGAGATGAAGACAATGTTAATGGCGTTACCAATGGTGCTCTTGGTCAAATTTATAAAGGAGGTGACCCTATTTGGGATGACGTTAATGGTGATGATATTATAAATGAAGATGACCAACAAATTATTGGAGATGCTACACCAGATTTCTTTGGTGGGATAACGAATAACTTTTCTTACAAAGGTTTAAGCTTAGGAGTCTTTTTCCAATTTTCTTACGGTAATGACATTTACAGTGAAATCAATCACCAAAGAAATTCAGTTGTTAGATACAACAACTTATCAACTGACGCTTTAGACCGTTGGAGAAACCAAGGAGATGTTACTGATTTCCCTAAACCTGTATTAGACGACCCTTTACGATCAGACAGTAGAGTTCAAAGTCGTTGGGTTGAAGATGGGTCTTATATAAAACTTAAAAATGTTAATCTAAGTTATAACATACCTAATAATGTAGTAACAAAATTAGGCTTAAGAAAACTGGAAGTATATGCTTCAGCTCTTAACTTAATTACTTGGACACGTTATACGGGATTTGACCCTGATGTTAATTCGTATAGCGGATTAAGAGAAGGTATTGATGAAGGATCATATCCTCAGAGTCGTACTATAATGTTAGGTTTGAATATTGGATTTTAA
- a CDS encoding helix-turn-helix domain-containing protein, with protein MYSDTNKDCFKILFGKNLKRLRKSKGLSYRKLATRCNIDYSDISKIEKGERNIQLSTILELSKSLEIHPKELFDFELEKEQ; from the coding sequence ATGTACAGCGACACAAATAAAGATTGTTTTAAAATTTTATTTGGGAAGAACTTAAAAAGGCTTAGAAAATCCAAAGGACTAAGTTATAGGAAACTAGCCACTCGCTGCAATATTGATTATAGTGATATTAGTAAAATAGAGAAAGGGGAAAGAAATATTCAATTATCTACCATTCTCGAACTTTCAAAAAGTTTAGAAATTCATCCTAAAGAGTTATTTGATTTTGAACTAGAGAAAGAACAGTAG